The following proteins come from a genomic window of Polaribacter dokdonensis:
- a CDS encoding M3 family metallopeptidase, protein MNPLLQDFNTAPFTKISSEDYKPAIKKGIEIAKAEIDAIVNNTAAPTFENTTVALDFTGEKLNRITSIFFNLNSAETNDAIQKIAQEVSPWLSEFRNDITLNEALFNRVKAVFDDKENLDLTPEQQMLLEKQYKGFARNGANLDDEKKSKLREIDAKLSKLSLQFGENVLAETNAFEMHLTKEEEVSGLPDSVKEAASQLAKEQDKDGYIFTLQYPSYIPFLTYADNRELRKKMAIAAGKKAFQDNEFNNAKIVLEIVNLRQQRANLLGYKTHAHFVLEERMAETPEKVIEFSNNLLAKAKPAAQKEFENLENYAKKLDGIDQLQKWDGAYYSEKLKKELFDLDQEILKPYFKLENVIDGVFEIANRLYDLNFEEVSTIEKYHPDVKTYNVTDNEGNFISVFYADYHPRKGKRNGAWMTSYKSQQIKNGVNERPHVSIVCNFTKPTATKPSLLTFNEVTTLFHEFGHALHGMLANTTYNSLSGTSVSWDFVELPSQVLENWCYEKEALELFAKHYETGEIIPMKYVEKIKESASFHEGMQTLRQLSFGLLDMKWHSENPSEITSVKDFEIDAFSETRLYPDVAENCMSTAFSHIFQGGYSAGYYSYKWAEVLDADAFEYFLEEGIFNKEVATKFKDNVLSKGGTVKPMELYKRFRGQEPKPDALLKRAGLL, encoded by the coding sequence ATGAACCCACTTTTACAAGATTTTAATACAGCTCCGTTTACAAAAATTTCTTCTGAAGATTACAAACCAGCTATTAAAAAAGGGATAGAAATAGCAAAAGCAGAAATTGATGCAATTGTAAATAATACAGCTGCACCTACTTTTGAAAACACAACAGTAGCTTTAGATTTTACAGGAGAAAAATTGAATAGAATAACTTCTATTTTCTTCAATTTAAATTCGGCAGAAACCAATGATGCTATTCAAAAAATTGCTCAAGAAGTTTCACCTTGGTTAAGTGAATTTAGAAACGACATCACTTTAAATGAGGCATTATTTAACAGAGTAAAAGCTGTTTTTGATGATAAAGAAAATTTAGATTTAACACCTGAACAACAAATGTTGTTAGAAAAGCAATACAAAGGTTTTGCCAGAAATGGTGCTAATTTAGATGATGAAAAGAAATCAAAACTAAGAGAAATAGATGCGAAGCTATCTAAATTATCTTTACAATTTGGTGAAAATGTTCTAGCAGAAACCAATGCTTTCGAAATGCATTTAACCAAAGAAGAAGAGGTTTCTGGCTTACCAGATTCTGTTAAAGAAGCTGCTAGTCAATTAGCAAAAGAACAAGATAAAGATGGGTATATTTTCACTTTACAATACCCAAGTTATATTCCGTTTTTAACGTATGCAGACAATAGAGAATTGCGTAAAAAAATGGCAATTGCAGCTGGTAAGAAGGCATTTCAAGACAATGAATTCAACAACGCGAAAATTGTTTTAGAGATTGTAAACTTACGTCAGCAAAGAGCAAATTTACTAGGTTACAAAACCCATGCTCATTTTGTGTTAGAAGAAAGAATGGCAGAAACTCCAGAGAAAGTAATCGAGTTTTCGAACAACTTATTAGCAAAAGCAAAACCTGCTGCTCAAAAAGAGTTTGAAAATTTAGAGAATTATGCTAAAAAGTTAGATGGAATAGATCAGCTTCAAAAATGGGATGGAGCTTATTATTCAGAAAAATTAAAGAAAGAATTATTTGATTTAGATCAAGAGATTTTAAAACCTTATTTTAAATTAGAAAATGTAATTGATGGTGTTTTCGAAATTGCAAATCGTTTGTATGATTTGAATTTTGAGGAAGTTTCTACCATCGAAAAATATCATCCAGATGTAAAAACCTACAATGTAACTGACAATGAAGGAAATTTCATTTCTGTTTTTTATGCTGATTATCATCCTAGAAAAGGAAAAAGAAATGGTGCTTGGATGACAAGTTACAAATCGCAACAAATTAAAAACGGAGTTAATGAAAGACCTCACGTTTCTATTGTGTGTAATTTTACAAAACCAACAGCTACAAAACCATCTTTACTAACATTTAACGAGGTTACCACTTTATTTCACGAATTTGGTCATGCTTTACATGGTATGTTAGCAAACACCACATATAACAGTTTATCTGGCACTTCTGTTTCTTGGGATTTTGTAGAATTACCAAGTCAGGTTTTAGAAAATTGGTGTTATGAAAAAGAAGCTTTAGAGTTGTTTGCAAAGCATTATGAAACTGGTGAAATTATCCCAATGAAATATGTAGAAAAGATTAAAGAATCTGCTAGTTTTCATGAAGGAATGCAAACTTTACGTCAATTAAGTTTCGGACTTTTAGATATGAAATGGCACTCTGAAAATCCATCAGAAATTACCTCTGTAAAAGATTTTGAAATTGATGCTTTTTCTGAAACTAGATTATATCCTGATGTTGCTGAAAATTGTATGAGTACAGCTTTTTCTCATATTTTTCAAGGAGGATATTCTGCAGGATACTACTCTTACAAATGGGCAGAAGTTTTAGACGCTGATGCTTTTGAATATTTCTTAGAAGAAGGAATTTTTAATAAAGAAGTAGCTACAAAATTTAAGGATAATGTGCTTTCTAAAGGTGGTACTGTAAAACCAATGGAATTGTACAAACGCTTTAGAGGGCAAGAACCAAAACCAGATGCCTTACTAAAAAGAGCTGGTTTACTGTAA
- the purE gene encoding 5-(carboxyamino)imidazole ribonucleotide mutase, with the protein MVGIIMGSDSDLPIMQEAIDILESFDIQIEVDIVSAHRTPEKLFDYSKNAHSRGIKVIIAGAGGAAHLPGMVASMSPLPVIGVPVKSRNSIDGWDSVLSILQMPGGVPVATVALDGAKNAGILAAQIIGASDKCVLDKIIAYKEGLKLKVEKASERVKK; encoded by the coding sequence ATGGTAGGAATTATAATGGGAAGCGATTCAGATCTTCCAATAATGCAAGAAGCAATAGACATTTTAGAAAGTTTTGATATTCAAATAGAAGTAGATATTGTATCTGCTCACAGAACACCAGAAAAACTTTTTGATTATTCTAAAAATGCACATTCTAGAGGTATTAAAGTTATAATTGCTGGTGCTGGAGGTGCTGCTCATTTACCAGGAATGGTTGCAAGTATGAGTCCTTTACCTGTAATTGGAGTTCCTGTAAAAAGTAGAAATTCTATAGATGGCTGGGATTCTGTTTTATCAATCTTACAAATGCCTGGAGGTGTACCTGTTGCTACAGTAGCTTTAGATGGTGCAAAAAATGCGGGTATTTTAGCTGCTCAAATTATTGGAGCTTCAGATAAATGTGTTTTAGATAAAATTATTGCATACAAAGAAGGTTTAAAGCTTAAAGTTGAAAAGGCTTCTGAAAGAGTAAAAAAATAA
- a CDS encoding 5-(carboxyamino)imidazole ribonucleotide synthase: protein MKNYFSSDFKLGILGGGQLGRMLLTETQKFDIHTSILDGNQNAPCAEICNTFVVGDLLDFDAVYNFGKTVDLLTIEIEKVNLDALDKLEEEGVAIYPKPKDLRIIQSKARQKNFYTDHQIPTAEFSHYAYLQELIHSYENDIIDFPFVWKAARFGYDGNGVKIVRNIEDLENLPKVECITEKLIPFKNELAVIVARNAAGEVTTYPVVEMEFHPEANQVEYVICPARIDFKVAEKAREVALEVVSKLDFVGLLAVEMFQTVDDQILVNEVAPRPHNSGHYSIEASYTSQFEQHLRSILNLPLGNTASKVAGIMVNLVGAEGFSGDVVYENLNDILKIDGVTPHIYGKKETRPFRKMGHVTIVNADVDKAREIAQKVKETIRVISK, encoded by the coding sequence GTGAAAAATTATTTTTCTTCAGATTTTAAATTAGGAATTTTAGGTGGAGGTCAATTAGGTAGAATGCTACTTACTGAAACTCAAAAATTCGATATTCATACTTCTATTTTAGATGGTAACCAAAATGCACCATGTGCAGAAATTTGCAACACTTTTGTAGTTGGAGATTTATTAGATTTTGATGCAGTTTACAATTTTGGTAAAACTGTAGACTTACTAACTATAGAAATAGAAAAGGTAAATTTAGATGCCTTAGATAAATTAGAGGAAGAAGGTGTTGCTATTTATCCTAAGCCTAAAGATTTAAGAATTATTCAAAGCAAAGCACGTCAGAAAAACTTTTATACAGACCATCAAATACCAACTGCAGAGTTTTCTCATTATGCATATTTACAAGAGTTAATTCATTCTTACGAAAATGATATTATCGACTTTCCTTTTGTATGGAAAGCTGCACGTTTTGGTTATGATGGAAATGGAGTTAAGATTGTAAGAAATATTGAAGATTTAGAGAACTTACCAAAAGTAGAGTGTATTACAGAAAAGTTAATTCCGTTTAAAAACGAATTAGCAGTAATTGTGGCAAGAAATGCAGCTGGTGAAGTAACAACATATCCTGTAGTTGAAATGGAATTTCATCCAGAGGCAAACCAGGTTGAATATGTTATTTGCCCTGCAAGAATAGATTTTAAAGTTGCAGAAAAAGCAAGAGAAGTAGCATTAGAAGTAGTTAGTAAATTAGATTTTGTTGGTTTATTAGCTGTAGAAATGTTTCAAACTGTAGATGATCAAATCTTAGTGAATGAGGTGGCTCCAAGACCACATAATTCTGGTCACTATTCAATTGAGGCTAGTTATACAAGTCAATTTGAGCAACATTTACGTTCTATTTTAAATCTTCCTTTAGGAAATACAGCAAGTAAAGTAGCAGGAATAATGGTAAATCTTGTTGGTGCAGAAGGTTTTTCTGGTGATGTAGTTTACGAGAATTTAAATGATATTTTGAAAATTGATGGTGTAACACCACACATTTATGGTAAAAAAGAAACGCGTCCTTTCAGAAAAATGGGGCATGTAACTATCGTAAATGCTGATGTTGATAAAGCAAGAGAAATAGCACAAAAGGTGAAAGAAACAATAAGAGTAATTAGCAAATAA
- the greA gene encoding transcription elongation factor GreA yields the protein MSDISYYSPEGLKKLKEELHQLEQVERPRVTQEIADARDKGDLSENAEYHAAKEEQSHLETKIAKLKNVVANARILDESQLDTSKILIHSNVKIKNTANGMEFSYRLVADSETDVRNGKLSVNSPIGKGLLGKQVGDVAEIQVPSGIMKFEIVEITR from the coding sequence ATGAGTGATATTTCATATTATTCTCCTGAAGGATTAAAAAAATTGAAGGAAGAATTACACCAATTAGAACAAGTAGAAAGACCAAGAGTTACCCAAGAAATTGCAGATGCAAGAGATAAAGGTGATTTGAGTGAAAATGCAGAATACCATGCAGCAAAAGAAGAGCAATCTCACTTAGAAACTAAAATTGCAAAGCTTAAAAATGTAGTTGCAAATGCACGTATTTTAGATGAAAGTCAGTTAGACACTTCTAAGATTTTAATTCATTCTAATGTGAAAATTAAGAATACTGCAAATGGAATGGAGTTTTCTTATAGATTGGTTGCAGATTCTGAAACTGATGTAAGAAATGGAAAACTTTCTGTAAATTCACCTATTGGTAAAGGACTTTTAGGTAAACAAGTTGGTGATGTTGCAGAAATACAAGTACCAAGTGGAATTATGAAATTTGAAATTGTAGAAATTACAAGGTAA
- a CDS encoding HIT family protein yields the protein MSIFTKIINGEIPSYKVAEDDNFIAFLDINPNTKGHTLVVPKKEENKIFDLSKEEYSLLMDFSYRVAKAIEKAVECKRVGMSVIGLEVPHVHVHLIPINEMADMQFQQKAKLSNEEFVSLAKSIAQSFE from the coding sequence ATGAGCATTTTTACGAAAATAATTAACGGAGAAATACCTAGTTATAAAGTTGCTGAAGATGATAATTTTATCGCTTTTTTAGATATTAATCCTAATACAAAAGGCCATACATTGGTTGTTCCTAAAAAAGAAGAAAATAAGATTTTTGATTTATCTAAGGAAGAGTATTCTTTGCTAATGGATTTTTCATATAGAGTTGCAAAAGCTATAGAAAAAGCAGTGGAATGCAAACGAGTTGGTATGAGTGTTATTGGTTTAGAAGTACCTCATGTGCATGTGCATTTAATTCCTATTAATGAAATGGCTGATATGCAATTTCAACAAAAAGCAAAATTGTCTAATGAAGAGTTTGTTTCGTTAGCCAAAAGTATTGCTCAAAGTTTTGAGTAA
- a CDS encoding sensor histidine kinase — translation MKLFSNTLLFKRITLLVSLVIVTLILWNTYRFFQKFKLAERAKMEIHGEAIKELNTESLADLDQNISNLPLSIISKTKDIPFILVGDDGKIKGSNNLNPKKENDPEYLKEQLEIMKSQNQPIKVDYLGKTDYIYYRDSDLLDKLTYYPLALLLILILFLAIIYLFYKTNKASETNKLWTGMAKETAHQIGTPLSSLLGWISILKMENVDETYIEEIEKDVHRLNTIANRFSKIGSKPELKKENIVTITEQAFDYLESRSSKQISFTFSSNDDEIYANLNAELFGWVIENLIKNAIDAMLGKGQLNLKIENKQKRIKITVTDTGKGMPKKLFKQIFKPGFTTKKRGWGLGLSLSKRIIEDYHNGKIFVKKSEIDKGTTFQIVLDRI, via the coding sequence ATGAAGTTATTCTCTAACACCCTTCTATTTAAACGAATTACGCTATTAGTATCGTTGGTAATTGTAACCTTAATTCTTTGGAATACCTATCGCTTTTTTCAAAAATTTAAGTTGGCTGAAAGAGCTAAAATGGAAATTCATGGTGAAGCTATTAAAGAGCTAAACACAGAAAGTTTAGCAGACCTAGATCAGAATATTTCTAACTTACCTTTAAGTATTATTAGCAAAACAAAAGACATACCTTTTATTTTGGTTGGTGATGATGGTAAAATTAAAGGGTCAAATAACCTCAATCCTAAAAAAGAAAACGATCCTGAATACCTAAAGGAACAATTAGAAATTATGAAGAGCCAAAATCAACCTATAAAAGTTGATTATTTAGGCAAAACAGATTATATCTATTATAGAGATTCAGATTTATTAGACAAACTTACCTACTACCCTTTAGCGCTTTTATTAATTTTAATTTTATTTCTTGCAATCATTTACTTGTTTTACAAAACAAATAAAGCTTCTGAAACCAATAAATTATGGACAGGAATGGCTAAAGAAACTGCGCATCAAATTGGTACACCTCTATCTTCTTTATTGGGTTGGATTTCGATTTTAAAAATGGAAAATGTTGATGAGACTTATATTGAAGAAATTGAAAAAGATGTACATAGATTAAACACAATCGCTAACCGATTTTCTAAAATTGGATCTAAACCAGAATTGAAAAAAGAAAACATTGTAACTATAACAGAACAAGCTTTTGATTATTTAGAATCTAGAAGTTCTAAGCAAATATCCTTTACATTTTCTAGTAATGATGATGAAATTTATGCCAACTTAAATGCAGAGTTATTTGGCTGGGTAATAGAAAATTTAATTAAAAATGCAATTGATGCCATGCTTGGTAAAGGCCAATTGAACTTGAAGATTGAAAACAAACAGAAGCGAATAAAAATTACGGTTACTGATACAGGTAAAGGTATGCCTAAAAAACTATTCAAACAGATTTTTAAACCTGGCTTCACCACCAAAAAACGTGGTTGGGGTTTGGGTTTATCTTTATCTAAAAGAATTATAGAAGATTATCATAATGGAAAAATATTTGTAAAAAAATCTGAGATTGATAAAGGAACCACCTTTCAGATTGTACTAGACAGAATTTAG
- a CDS encoding flavin reductase family protein, whose amino-acid sequence MLSIDPKEITTGKLHGYLLGAIAPRPIAFASTVDANGNPNLSPYSFFNVFSSNPPTIIFSPARRVRDNTIKHTLENAEETKEVVINVVNYDIVQQMSLSSTEYAKGVNEFDKAGFTMLKSDIVKPFRVAESPVQFECKVKDIIYTGTEGGAGNLIICEVVKLHVSEDVLAEDGSIDQHKIDLVARAGGSYYSRARDGFFEIPKPIATLGIGVDAIPSEIRNSTILTGNNLGMLGNVEQLPDAVTVDNFSKEHPEFIGLETVKKHTFAQEFLSKNDVESAWKVLLLK is encoded by the coding sequence ATGCTTTCTATTGATCCAAAAGAAATTACTACTGGTAAATTACATGGTTATTTATTGGGTGCAATTGCACCAAGACCAATTGCTTTTGCAAGTACTGTAGATGCAAATGGTAATCCTAATTTATCACCTTATAGTTTTTTTAATGTGTTTAGCTCTAACCCACCAACTATAATATTTTCGCCTGCAAGAAGAGTTAGAGATAATACTATAAAACATACTTTAGAAAATGCAGAAGAAACTAAAGAAGTTGTAATTAATGTGGTGAATTATGATATTGTACAACAGATGTCTTTAAGTAGTACAGAGTATGCAAAAGGAGTTAATGAGTTTGATAAAGCTGGTTTTACCATGTTAAAATCAGACATTGTAAAACCTTTTAGAGTTGCAGAATCTCCAGTACAATTTGAATGTAAAGTAAAAGATATAATTTACACAGGTACAGAAGGTGGTGCAGGTAATTTAATAATATGTGAAGTTGTAAAATTACATGTTTCAGAAGATGTTTTAGCAGAAGATGGCTCTATAGATCAACATAAAATAGACTTAGTTGCTAGAGCAGGAGGTAGCTATTATTCTAGAGCTAGAGATGGCTTTTTCGAAATTCCGAAACCAATTGCAACTCTAGGTATTGGAGTAGATGCTATACCATCAGAAATAAGAAATAGCACCATATTAACTGGTAATAATTTAGGAATGTTAGGTAATGTAGAGCAATTACCAGATGCAGTAACTGTTGATAACTTTAGCAAAGAACATCCAGAATTTATTGGGTTAGAAACTGTAAAAAAACATACATTTGCTCAAGAGTTTTTAAGTAAAAATGATGTAGAAAGTGCTTGGAAAGTACTTTTATTAAAATAA
- a CDS encoding DUF3127 domain-containing protein, protein MEVIGKIKLIGDVQTFGSNGFRKRELVVTTDEQYPQMIMVEFVQDKTDLLNNYSVGQDVKVSINLRGREWINPQGEAKYFNSIQGWRIENLSSAPQAGNLPPVDQFEPASNVSNDEPDDLPF, encoded by the coding sequence ATGGAAGTTATTGGAAAAATAAAATTAATTGGAGACGTACAAACATTTGGGTCTAATGGATTTAGAAAAAGAGAATTAGTTGTTACAACTGATGAGCAATATCCTCAAATGATTATGGTAGAATTTGTACAAGACAAAACAGATTTACTAAACAATTATAGTGTAGGTCAAGACGTAAAAGTTTCTATTAACTTAAGAGGTAGAGAGTGGATTAATCCTCAAGGAGAAGCAAAATACTTTAACTCTATTCAAGGTTGGAGAATCGAAAACTTATCTTCTGCACCACAAGCAGGTAATTTACCTCCAGTAGATCAATTTGAACCAGCAAGCAATGTTTCTAATGATGAACCAGATGATTTACCATTCTAG
- a CDS encoding DUF1456 family protein yields the protein MGLTNNDIFKKLRVAHKLRDTDIIDICALVDFKVTKGELGAIFRKEDHPKYVECGDQFLRNFLNGLIIHLRGPMPKKKEN from the coding sequence ATGGGATTAACAAACAATGATATTTTTAAGAAACTAAGAGTTGCTCATAAACTTAGAGATACAGATATTATAGATATTTGTGCTTTAGTTGATTTTAAGGTAACCAAAGGCGAATTAGGTGCAATTTTTAGAAAAGAAGATCATCCTAAATATGTAGAATGTGGAGATCAATTTTTACGCAATTTTTTAAACGGACTAATTATTCATTTAAGAGGGCCAATGCCAAAGAAAAAAGAGAACTAA
- a CDS encoding YqaA family protein, which produces MAKRQKRQKSKTKRFKLTHKYYERTGFYSFVGKNLKSAILPILGVILLIFLFNKYVYNINDGLRHFTETFSRGTVLVTFFLSECLLGLIPPEIFIAWTKKTDDPIINLSILAVLSYCGGLISYFIGKYISKIEKVRLYLEVKMAKSLQNIKKWGGVLILVGALLPLPFAIACLTAGMIKYPFKNVVFFGLFRLARYAIYGWAIFKVVH; this is translated from the coding sequence ATGGCAAAAAGACAAAAAAGACAAAAATCAAAAACAAAAAGATTTAAGTTAACTCATAAATATTATGAGAGAACTGGATTTTATTCGTTTGTTGGTAAAAATTTAAAAAGTGCAATTCTGCCTATTTTAGGAGTTATTCTTTTAATTTTTCTTTTCAATAAATATGTCTATAATATAAATGATGGTTTGCGTCATTTTACAGAAACATTTTCTAGAGGTACTGTTTTAGTTACTTTCTTCTTATCAGAATGCTTGTTAGGATTAATTCCGCCAGAAATTTTTATAGCTTGGACAAAGAAAACTGATGACCCAATTATAAACTTATCCATCTTAGCAGTTTTATCTTATTGTGGTGGTTTAATTTCTTACTTTATTGGTAAGTATATTTCAAAAATAGAAAAAGTAAGGTTGTATTTAGAAGTTAAAATGGCTAAGAGTTTACAGAACATTAAAAAATGGGGTGGCGTTTTAATTTTAGTAGGTGCACTTTTACCTTTACCATTTGCAATTGCATGTTTAACTGCAGGTATGATTAAGTACCCTTTTAAAAATGTTGTATTCTTTGGTTTATTTAGATTGGCTAGATATGCCATTTATGGTTGGGCAATTTTTAAAGTGGTGCATTAA
- the aat gene encoding leucyl/phenylalanyl-tRNA--protein transferase gives MIWLSDKIQFPDYAYTTKDGIIALGGDLSIERLIFAYKNGIFPWFSEDEPIVWYCPLKRMVLYPKDLKVSKSMQKLIKKNVFTITENQNFEEVIFNCKTIDRNDGLGTWITNEMQEAYINLHKKGIAKSIEVWQNNNLVGGLYGLEINGIFCGESMFSKVSNASKFAFIHLVKNKIYKLIDCQVYNPHLASLGAKEIDREVFLKILKSKN, from the coding sequence ATGATTTGGCTTTCAGACAAAATTCAATTTCCTGATTACGCATACACTACCAAAGATGGAATTATAGCTTTGGGTGGAGATTTATCCATTGAAAGACTAATTTTTGCTTATAAAAATGGAATCTTTCCTTGGTTTTCAGAAGATGAACCTATTGTTTGGTATTGTCCTCTAAAAAGAATGGTATTGTATCCAAAAGATTTAAAAGTGTCTAAATCTATGCAAAAGCTAATAAAGAAGAACGTGTTTACAATTACTGAAAATCAGAATTTTGAAGAGGTGATTTTCAATTGTAAAACCATCGATAGAAATGATGGTTTAGGTACTTGGATTACCAATGAAATGCAAGAAGCGTATATTAATTTGCATAAAAAAGGAATAGCAAAATCTATAGAAGTTTGGCAAAATAACAACTTAGTTGGTGGTTTATATGGCTTAGAAATTAATGGTATTTTTTGTGGAGAAAGTATGTTTTCAAAAGTATCTAATGCCTCTAAATTTGCCTTTATACATTTAGTGAAAAATAAAATTTATAAGTTGATAGATTGCCAAGTTTATAATCCTCATTTAGCAAGTTTAGGAGCCAAAGAGATTGATAGAGAGGTTTTTCTGAAAATATTAAAAAGTAAAAACTAA
- a CDS encoding phage holin family protein: MNTFLKILLTALAVILLSNILPGVAISGYLSAIIVAVVIALLNMFVRPLLVFFTLPATLVTFGLFLFVINAIIILLADKLVDGFSVSGFFAALFFSILLSIFRSFLFSLFKEKK, translated from the coding sequence ATGAATACCTTCCTAAAAATTTTGTTAACAGCTTTAGCTGTTATTTTGTTGTCTAATATTTTACCTGGAGTTGCAATTTCAGGATATTTATCTGCCATTATTGTTGCTGTGGTTATTGCATTATTAAACATGTTTGTAAGACCTTTATTGGTGTTTTTTACATTGCCTGCAACATTGGTAACTTTTGGGCTCTTCTTATTTGTAATTAATGCTATTATTATTCTTTTAGCGGATAAATTAGTAGATGGTTTTTCTGTGTCTGGTTTCTTTGCTGCACTGTTTTTTAGTATTCTATTATCAATCTTTAGATCATTCTTATTCTCTTTATTTAAAGAGAAAAAATAG
- a CDS encoding FAD-dependent oxidoreductase translates to MKDSRFPELSYNQIKKLEEFGTKETCKEQCTLFTSGDKQYDFFVVLEGKIRIYDAYNDKDIVVHKKYEFTGDSGMLSHRAAQFDAIAKKGTKILRIKSAQLKEAIRKNSDLSDVLLDAFLLRQETVLNEIAGGLKLVGSGNSTETYAIRDFLEKNHIWYNFIDIDTKKEANDLLKYFDLSESDLPFLINRNSKICKNPSIEQLATYSGVLMDFEDKIFDVLVIGAGPSGLAASVYAASEGLSVVTIDSEAPGGQAGKSSKIENYLGFPTGISGSELANRAYIQAQKFGCNISIPHRAQSLEYNKDHFTVCATNGKLIRSKALLIATGAAYRKLPIDNVEAFEGCGIYYSATGMDVSNCENQEVVIIGGGNSAGQAAMFLSKTAKKVHIVIRGEDLGAKMSDYLVQRINASKTIDVHINTEVTNLEGDHHLEKITLTTNGSETSEIETSNLFSFIGAAPNTSWLNDIIVTDKLGFICTGELLIKENLTDCDIYKKREPQSLEASIPGIFAVGDVRKGSVKRVASAVGEGSMAVSQIHTYLNEL, encoded by the coding sequence ATGAAAGATTCAAGATTTCCAGAATTAAGCTACAACCAAATAAAAAAATTAGAAGAATTTGGTACTAAAGAAACCTGTAAAGAACAATGTACCTTATTTACTTCTGGCGATAAACAATACGATTTTTTTGTAGTTTTAGAAGGTAAAATTCGCATTTATGATGCCTACAATGATAAAGATATTGTGGTTCATAAAAAGTACGAATTTACAGGAGATAGTGGAATGCTTTCACATAGAGCTGCACAGTTTGATGCAATTGCTAAAAAAGGCACTAAAATTTTGCGCATAAAATCCGCTCAACTTAAAGAGGCAATTAGAAAGAATAGTGATTTAAGTGATGTTTTATTGGATGCTTTTCTATTAAGACAAGAAACTGTTTTAAATGAAATTGCTGGAGGGTTAAAGCTTGTTGGTTCAGGCAATTCTACAGAAACCTATGCTATTAGAGATTTTCTAGAAAAAAACCATATTTGGTATAATTTTATAGATATAGACACAAAAAAAGAAGCCAACGATTTATTAAAATATTTTGATTTATCTGAAAGTGATTTACCTTTTTTAATCAATAGAAATTCTAAAATTTGTAAAAATCCGTCTATAGAACAATTGGCAACTTATAGTGGAGTTCTAATGGATTTTGAGGATAAAATTTTTGATGTTCTGGTAATTGGAGCTGGGCCTTCTGGTTTGGCAGCGAGTGTCTATGCTGCATCTGAAGGATTAAGTGTTGTTACAATAGATAGTGAAGCTCCTGGAGGACAAGCAGGAAAAAGTTCTAAAATTGAAAATTATTTAGGGTTTCCAACAGGAATTTCTGGTAGTGAATTAGCTAACAGAGCTTACATCCAAGCCCAGAAATTTGGTTGTAATATATCCATTCCTCATAGAGCACAAAGTTTAGAGTATAACAAAGATCATTTTACGGTTTGTGCAACTAATGGTAAGCTCATAAGGTCTAAAGCCTTACTTATTGCAACTGGTGCTGCCTATAGAAAATTACCAATAGATAATGTAGAAGCATTTGAAGGTTGTGGCATTTACTATTCTGCAACTGGTATGGATGTTTCTAACTGCGAAAATCAAGAAGTGGTAATTATAGGTGGAGGAAATTCTGCAGGACAAGCAGCCATGTTTTTATCAAAAACAGCAAAGAAGGTACATATTGTTATTAGAGGAGAAGATTTAGGTGCAAAAATGAGTGATTATTTAGTACAAAGAATTAACGCCTCTAAAACTATAGATGTTCATATAAATACAGAAGTAACGAATTTAGAAGGTGATCATCATTTAGAGAAAATTACACTTACGACAAATGGTTCTGAAACCTCAGAAATAGAGACATCAAACTTATTTTCTTTCATAGGTGCTGCACCCAATACATCTTGGTTAAATGATATTATTGTTACAGATAAACTTGGCTTTATTTGTACAGGAGAATTATTAATCAAAGAGAATTTAACAGATTGTGATATTTATAAAAAACGAGAACCACAATCTTTAGAGGCTAGTATTCCAGGTATTTTTGCTGTTGGTGATGTACGTAAAGGTTCTGTAAAAAGAGTTGCTTCTGCTGTTGGAGAAGGTTCTATGGCTGTTAGCCAAATTCATACATATTTAAATGAATTGTAG